From one Culex quinquefasciatus strain JHB chromosome 3, VPISU_Cqui_1.0_pri_paternal, whole genome shotgun sequence genomic stretch:
- the LOC119770642 gene encoding uncharacterized protein LOC119770642 isoform X3, which yields MMCDKLGCDAVLFQICSHLELNHDDKKSDPGQGASTELELRRHPGADRGQASVVQKALNTHTHTLHYTLPPQNNNIL from the exons ATGATGTGTGAt AAGCTTG GCTGCGACGCCGTCCTCTTCCAGATCTGCAGCCACCTCGAATTGAACCACGACGACAAGAAAAGCGACCCGGGACAAGGCGCATCAACCGAACTTGAGCTCCGTCGGCATCCTGGAGCCGATCGCGGTCAAGCTTCGGTCGTGCAGAAGGCGCTGaatacccacacacacacactacatTACACTCTACCAccacaaaacaacaacattctttaa
- the LOC119770642 gene encoding uncharacterized protein LOC119770642 isoform X2, producing the protein MATRGRCCPAGESHQSSYPQKLGCDAVLFQICSHLELNHDDKKSDPGQGASTELELRRHPGADRGQASVVQKALNTHTHTLHYTLPPQNNNIL; encoded by the exons At ggCCACCAGAGGAAGATGTTGTCCAGCGGGAGAAAGTCATCAAAGTTCATACCCTCAGAAGCTTG GCTGCGACGCCGTCCTCTTCCAGATCTGCAGCCACCTCGAATTGAACCACGACGACAAGAAAAGCGACCCGGGACAAGGCGCATCAACCGAACTTGAGCTCCGTCGGCATCCTGGAGCCGATCGCGGTCAAGCTTCGGTCGTGCAGAAGGCGCTGaatacccacacacacacactacatTACACTCTACCAccacaaaacaacaacattctttaa
- the LOC119770642 gene encoding uncharacterized protein LOC119770642 isoform X1: MWRNHLSGRSEMSIRMASVDSDNSDRKDRYRFSSGKNTEPLAMATLEKADSGMIASAEPAPRPARKKMLASGKKSSAAAGCADRPLTSPGQGHQRKMLSSGRKSSKFIPSEAWLRRRPLPDLQPPRIEPRRQEKRPGTRRINRT, from the exons ATGTGGAGAAATCACCTGTCCGGGAGAAGTGAAATGTCGATCCGCATGGCCAGCGTCGATTCTGACAACAGTGATCGAAAGGACCGGTACAGGTTCAGTTCTGGGAAAAATACGGAACCGTTGGCAATGGCCACACTCGAGAAGGCGGACAGCGGAATGATTGCATCGGCGGAACCTGCTCCACGGCCAGCGAGAAAGAAGATGTTGGCAAGCGGGAAGAAGTCATCAGCCGCCGCTGGTTGTGCGGATCGACCTTTGACTTCTCCTGGACAG ggCCACCAGAGGAAGATGTTGTCCAGCGGGAGAAAGTCATCAAAGTTCATACCCTCAGAAGCTTG GCTGCGACGCCGTCCTCTTCCAGATCTGCAGCCACCTCGAATTGAACCACGACGACAAGAAAAGCGACCCGGGACAAGGCGCATCAACCGAACTTGA